From Delphinus delphis chromosome X, mDelDel1.2, whole genome shotgun sequence, a single genomic window includes:
- the KLF8 gene encoding Krueppel-like factor 8 isoform X3, with product MDQLINNLEVQLNSEGGSKHIFKQVTGPVKIRDSLKAADRGNMTSPPLLDANPMENPALLNDIKIEPPEELLANDFNLPQVEPVDLSFHKPKSPLQPASMLQAPIRPPKPQSASQTLVVSTSTSDTGTSANIPTVLTPGSILASSQGTGGQQILHVIHSIPSVNLPNKMGSLKAIPVMVQSLPMVYTTLPADGSPAAITVPLIGGDGKNAGSVKVDPTSMSPLEIPSDSEESAIESGSSALQGIQVQEPAAMSQMQGEESLDLKRRRIHQCDFAGCSKVYTKSSHLKAHRRIHTDSKKPAYGPEIAF from the exons gtCACTGGCCCTGTTAAAATTAGAGATTCCCTTAAGGCAGCAGACAGAGGTAATATGACATCTCCACCACTCCTGGATGCCAACCCCATGGAGAACCCAGCACTGTTAAATGACATCAAGATTGAGCCCCCAGAAGAACTTCTGGCTAATGATTTCAACCTGCCCCAGGTGGAACCAGTTGACCTCTCCTTTCACAAGCCAAAGTCTCCTCTTCAGCCTGCCAGTATGCTGCAAGCTCCAATACGTCCTCCCAAGCCACAGTCTGCTTCCCAGACACTTGTAGTATCCACTTCAACATCAGACACAGGCACTTCAGCAAACATCCCTACTGTTCTGACCCCAGGCTCTATCCTGGCCTCCTCTCAGGGCACTGGTGGTCAGCAGATCTTACATGTGATTCACAGCATCCCCTCAGTCAATCTGCCAAATAAGATGGGTAGCCTGAAGGCCATCCCAGTGATGGTGCAGTCACTGCCCATGGTGTATACTACTTTGCCTGCAGATGGGAGCCCTGCAGCCATTACAGTCCCACTCATTGGAGGAGATGGCAAAAATGCTGGATCAG ttAAAGTTGATCCCACCTCCATGTCTCCATTGGAGATCCCAAGTGACAGTGAGGAGAGTGCAATTGAGAGTGGATCCTCAGCCTTACAGGGTATTCAGGTACAAGA GCCAGCAGCAATGAGCCAAATGCAGGGAGAAGAGTCCCTTGACTTGAAGAGAAGACGGATTCACCAGTGTGACTTTGCGGGATGCAGCAAAGTGTACACAAAAAGCTCTCACCTGAAAGCCCACCGAAGAATCCATACAG ATTCAAAGAAACCTGCCTATGGGCCAGAAATAGCTTTTTAG